One window of Athalia rosae chromosome 2, iyAthRosa1.1, whole genome shotgun sequence genomic DNA carries:
- the LOC105684854 gene encoding synaptic vesicle glycoprotein 2B-like isoform X1 has translation MAYNGGAEVTTAKVQMGVKLNVDGDGDGVANFEEAMLLTGYGRYNIVFLLVCGFVAIAVGCQYSTTAYVLPSAQCDLSLSSSQMGYLNSAFLIGAMLSAISSGAIADAMGRRRIMLWSLVIDGFVTLLSSLSQNFITLFIFRFINGIVIGGPSSLLFTMFGEFHGEKFRAAGICYLGFFWSVSWIVLPALAWMVIPIELNIVVYGFTYNSWQLFISIIAAPLLISGFLLSLYPETPKFLLSQGEHAKALEIMKQIYAANTNRITQDFPVKRLVFDDAKISERGDSLSGPFKNMWKQLCCIFSSPLLKYTILVASMLGANMFGYYGLGLWFPELFNRFENFHVSHPNESLTICEMAYLQSDNDKSTIPVLGMTENSMWTRELEPQNMSTTILPYMQVLTESTTELCNISVDQKVFVNTIIIGFSCLIGNLASGYLMNRMDRRVLPIATQLLAGLSGCAIYLLKTSTQNLIAASMFSAFSSMANMIIIGRIVDLFPTNVSAITSGVATLSGRAGAILSNVLFGLLLDVSCEVPIFFVGSVVIAGGIIAFFVPTHPLALPKPS, from the exons ATGGCCTATAACGGTGGAGCAGAAGTTACTACAGCAA AAGTGCAGATGGGAGTTAAACTTAATGTggatggagatggagatgggGTGGCAAATTTTGAAGAAGCAATGCTTTTGACGG GATATGGTCGGTATAACATAGTCTTCCTTTTGGTCTGCGGATTCGTTGCGATTGCTGTTGGTTGTCAATACAGTACAACTGCTTATGTTCTGCCCTCCGCACAATGTGATCTAAGCCTTTCATCGAGTCAAATGGGATACCTGAACTCAGCATTCTTAATCG GAGCCATGCTGAGCGCTATATCTTCAGGAGCTATTGCAGACGCGATGGGCAGAAGAAGAATTATGCTTTGGTCCCTTGTCATTGATGGATTTGTCACTTTGTTATCCAGCTTATCTCAAAACTTCATTACACTGTTCATCTTTCGTTTTATTAACGGAATTGT AATTGGAGGACCATCATCCCTATTGTTTACAATGTTCGGAGAGTTTCATGGCGAAAAATTCAGAGCCGCTGGTATTTGTTACCTGGGATTCTTTTGGTCAGTATCGTGGatagttttacccg CTCTTGCGTGGATGGTAATTCcaattgaattgaatattgTGGTGTATGGGTTCACATACAATTCGtggcaattatttatttctataattGCTGCGCCTCTTTTGATCAGCGGGTTTCTCCTATCGTTATATCCAGAAACTCCTaagtttttactttctcaAGGAGAACATGCTAAAGCATTGGAGATTATGAAGCAAATATATGCAGCGAACACAAATAGGATTACACAAGATTTTCCA GTTAAAAGACTCGTTTTCGATGATGCTAAAATCAGTGAGCGAGGTGATTCACTATCAGGACCTTTTAAAAATATGTGGAAACAACTTTGCTGCATATTTTCTTCCCCGTTATTAAAATACACGATTTTGGTAGCAAGCATGCTAGGCGCAAACATGTTCGG CTACTACGGATTAGGCTTGTGGTTTCCAGAATTGTtcaatcgattcgaaaattttcacgtatcTCATCCGAATGAATCACTAACTATATGCGAAATGGCGTATCTGCAATCAGATAATGATAAATCGACGATTCCTGTGCTTGGAATGACTGAAAATTCGATGTGGACGAGAGAGCTTGAGCCTCAAAACATGTCGACGACTATCTTACCGTATATGCAGGTATTAACTGAGAGCACCACAGAACTTTGTAATATTTCTGTAGATCAGAAAGTATTCGTCAACACGATAATAATAGGATTCAGTTGTCTTATTGGAAATCTGGCTAGCGGATACTTGATGAATCGTATGGATCGCAGAGTTCTTCcaa TCGCAACGCAGTTGCTCGCCGGGCTATCCGGATGCGCGATCTACTTGCTGAAAACTTCGACGCAAAATTTAATTGCTGCCTCCATGTTCTCCGCATTCAGTTCCATGGcaaatatgataattatcgGTAGAATTGTCGACCTGTTTCCAACAAATGTGAG CGCGATAACTTCAGGAGTAGCAACACTTTCGGGAAGAGCAGGTGCAATTCTGAGCAACGTGTTGTTTGGATTGTTGCTCGATGTTAGTTGCGaagttccaatttttttcgtcgggaGTGTCGTAATAG CTGGAGGAATTATTGCGTTCTTTGTGCCGACACATCCGTTGGCTTTGCCAAAACCGTCGTAG
- the LOC105684854 gene encoding synaptic vesicle glycoprotein 2B-like isoform X2, translated as MGYLNSAFLIGAMLSAISSGAIADAMGRRRIMLWSLVIDGFVTLLSSLSQNFITLFIFRFINGIVIGGPSSLLFTMFGEFHGEKFRAAGICYLGFFWSVSWIVLPALAWMVIPIELNIVVYGFTYNSWQLFISIIAAPLLISGFLLSLYPETPKFLLSQGEHAKALEIMKQIYAANTNRITQDFPVKRLVFDDAKISERGDSLSGPFKNMWKQLCCIFSSPLLKYTILVASMLGANMFGYYGLGLWFPELFNRFENFHVSHPNESLTICEMAYLQSDNDKSTIPVLGMTENSMWTRELEPQNMSTTILPYMQVLTESTTELCNISVDQKVFVNTIIIGFSCLIGNLASGYLMNRMDRRVLPIATQLLAGLSGCAIYLLKTSTQNLIAASMFSAFSSMANMIIIGRIVDLFPTNVSAITSGVATLSGRAGAILSNVLFGLLLDVSCEVPIFFVGSVVIAGGIIAFFVPTHPLALPKPS; from the exons ATGGGATACCTGAACTCAGCATTCTTAATCG GAGCCATGCTGAGCGCTATATCTTCAGGAGCTATTGCAGACGCGATGGGCAGAAGAAGAATTATGCTTTGGTCCCTTGTCATTGATGGATTTGTCACTTTGTTATCCAGCTTATCTCAAAACTTCATTACACTGTTCATCTTTCGTTTTATTAACGGAATTGT AATTGGAGGACCATCATCCCTATTGTTTACAATGTTCGGAGAGTTTCATGGCGAAAAATTCAGAGCCGCTGGTATTTGTTACCTGGGATTCTTTTGGTCAGTATCGTGGatagttttacccg CTCTTGCGTGGATGGTAATTCcaattgaattgaatattgTGGTGTATGGGTTCACATACAATTCGtggcaattatttatttctataattGCTGCGCCTCTTTTGATCAGCGGGTTTCTCCTATCGTTATATCCAGAAACTCCTaagtttttactttctcaAGGAGAACATGCTAAAGCATTGGAGATTATGAAGCAAATATATGCAGCGAACACAAATAGGATTACACAAGATTTTCCA GTTAAAAGACTCGTTTTCGATGATGCTAAAATCAGTGAGCGAGGTGATTCACTATCAGGACCTTTTAAAAATATGTGGAAACAACTTTGCTGCATATTTTCTTCCCCGTTATTAAAATACACGATTTTGGTAGCAAGCATGCTAGGCGCAAACATGTTCGG CTACTACGGATTAGGCTTGTGGTTTCCAGAATTGTtcaatcgattcgaaaattttcacgtatcTCATCCGAATGAATCACTAACTATATGCGAAATGGCGTATCTGCAATCAGATAATGATAAATCGACGATTCCTGTGCTTGGAATGACTGAAAATTCGATGTGGACGAGAGAGCTTGAGCCTCAAAACATGTCGACGACTATCTTACCGTATATGCAGGTATTAACTGAGAGCACCACAGAACTTTGTAATATTTCTGTAGATCAGAAAGTATTCGTCAACACGATAATAATAGGATTCAGTTGTCTTATTGGAAATCTGGCTAGCGGATACTTGATGAATCGTATGGATCGCAGAGTTCTTCcaa TCGCAACGCAGTTGCTCGCCGGGCTATCCGGATGCGCGATCTACTTGCTGAAAACTTCGACGCAAAATTTAATTGCTGCCTCCATGTTCTCCGCATTCAGTTCCATGGcaaatatgataattatcgGTAGAATTGTCGACCTGTTTCCAACAAATGTGAG CGCGATAACTTCAGGAGTAGCAACACTTTCGGGAAGAGCAGGTGCAATTCTGAGCAACGTGTTGTTTGGATTGTTGCTCGATGTTAGTTGCGaagttccaatttttttcgtcgggaGTGTCGTAATAG CTGGAGGAATTATTGCGTTCTTTGTGCCGACACATCCGTTGGCTTTGCCAAAACCGTCGTAG
- the LOC105684873 gene encoding uncharacterized protein LOC105684873: MSVQLAKLVKGIGAIKGFTTGTTESTFDQQHELDETTPITFPTYMTEMTDAVASHTDSESNNTVLIIMGVLLGILVLVCCVLAFIFARMRRKGFCPVDGRNQESCDLDCPENGMSSEVSPKESMTSAKSINSSSDKLLTK, encoded by the exons ATGTCTGTACAACTAGCTAAACTAGTGAAAGGCATAGGTGCCATTAAA GGTTTTACAACTGGAACAACAGAATCAACTTTTGACCAACAGCATGAATTAGATGAAACAACGCCAATAACATTTCCTACTTATATGACGGAAATGACAGATGCTGTAGCATCTCACACCGATTCCGAATCCAATAACACGGTGTTAATAATAATGGGAGTACTATTGGGAATTCTGGTTTTGGTGTGCTGCGTCCTTGCTTTCATATTTGCAAGGATGAGGAGGAAAGGATTCTGCCCTGTGGATGGAAGAAATCAAGAGTCGTGCGACTTGGACTGCCCAGAGAATGGAATGTCTTCGGAAGTATCCCCAAAGGAATCTATGACTTCGGCAAAATCAATCAACTCTTCATCAGATAAATTACTAACTAAGTAA